Within the Solwaraspora sp. WMMA2056 genome, the region GTGCGATGAAACTCAACTGCACGGTCGGCAACAGCACCGGAACCTTCGGTTTCATGTGGACCTCCGCCAGCCAGAATGGCACGTCGACCTACAACCGGGGCTACAGCGGGGACAAGACCTTCGGCACCCAGTGGGCCAGCTCCGACCAGATCCGGGCGACCCAGTCCACCGAGTTGTTCTACCTTCACGACACGGTCGGCGGTAACAGTGGCGGACCTGTCTACACATATTCCGTGACCGACTGTGGCCCCTGCGCGGTGGCGGTGCACGCGCACGGCCTCCACGGCAGCGGCGCGCCGAACAACAACCACAACAGCGGACCGCGGATCACCGAGTCCGTGTTCAACAACTTCGTCTACTGGCGTGACCTGTAGGACGGAGCCGACGGCCCTGTCCGGTGACCGCACGACCGGTCGCCGGACGGGGACCGGCACGACGGCGACGGGCAGCACCACACCCCGGTATCTTGATACTCTGTGTGATCGAACACTGACGTGATCCGAGGACTGGCCGTGAAACGAGGACTGGCCATGAAGCCGGTACGACATGCGCTTCTGCCGGTGCTGTTCGTCGGCTTGCTGCTGGCGGGCTGCGCCACTGAATCATCGGGTTCGCCCGGACCGTCGGCGTCGACCGGCCCGGACACCCCTGTGTCCGACCCGCGACAGCCGGAGGCGCCCTCGGCGTCGCCGGGTTCGGCCGCCGGCCGCGGTACGGCGATCATCGAGGTACGAGATCCGGCCGGTGAGCCGCTCCCGGTGATCCCGGTGGAGGTCCGTACGGTCGACTGGCCGATGCCTGCGGAACTGGCCGAGGACATCGCCCGGATGACCGACGCGCGTGGTGAGTACACCTGGACCGATCTGCCACCGGGGGAGTACGAGTTCACCGTACGGGT harbors:
- a CDS encoding carboxypeptidase-like regulatory domain-containing protein, with the protein product MKPVRHALLPVLFVGLLLAGCATESSGSPGPSASTGPDTPVSDPRQPEAPSASPGSAAGRGTAIIEVRDPAGEPLPVIPVEVRTVDWPMPAELAEDIARMTDARGEYTWTDLPPGEYEFTVRVPGEDVVAAQRVTVVADETSRVPITLG